ATTGACAAGAAGGAGAATCAAGTGCCtgtcctattaaaaaaaaaggtgcctGTCTTAGGCAGGAAGATGCACTATAATCAAGTAAGTGGTTCAAGCCTTTCTCTATTCACCATGTCCACCTTTGAAGTCCCTTGAAAGGCATGTAACTACTATGATACTCTAATGAGAAGGTTTTTGTGGAATCCAAAAAGCTCTGATGGCAGGAACTTAGCCTGAAAGTCCTAGAATAAACTATATCTACCAAAGAAGGTTGGGGTCTTGGCTTAAGAAAAACAATAGGCTTTAATACTGTCTTAATTGAAATATTGACCTGGATGGTAGCATCCAAAGGGATAGCTTGTGTATAATGTTGTTGAGAATCAAGTATAAAGTTAGAGATGATTGACTCAGAAGAGGTCTTGCTAAGTCAATATCACCTATATGGAAAGCAATTGGGAATGCAAAAAGGGAAGTTGTCAAAGGTATCTGTTACATGGTGGGGGATGGGATTACAATAGATGTAGGAATACCAAAGGATGGTTTGAAACCAATACCAAAGGATGACTCAATTACGGCAAAATCTTTAATGGTGTCAAGCCTCATCAACCCAAGAACCCATAATTGGAAAGAAGACAACTTGATGGATCTCTTTGATACAGAGTCTATTGAGGCTATCAAGAGAATCTCAATTCCTTTAATGCCAATGTAGGACAAACTAGTGTGGTTTAAAGATCCAAAAGCATGTTTCTATGTCAAATCGGCTTATAGAGTGAGCCAAGAAACAATTAGACAATGCAAATAATGATGTTTTAGGGAAAAACTATGGAAGTTGAGGTTACATGAAAGAGTAAAGATTTTGCTATGGAGAATTGGGTACAATCTGTTGACCGCTAAAGATAACCTAAATCAAAGAATGTAACTTGCTGAATACTGATAGTATTTGTTCCTTTTGTAATGAGGCCAGCGAAACAATAATAGACATCTTCTCTCACTGTGAAGAATAGTCCTATCTGAGCCTCAGCCAACAGCCCAGTGATGATCCCAGTACCAGTAGTGAGTCCAGAAATAAAGACAAAGCCCAAGCCCAATTCTGATCAAAACACATCGTTTCACTTATAAGTTTCTGTTATTAGCATTTAATTCACACGTGTATCAGGTGGTTAGTTTGTTAAGTCTGTTATAACAAACTCCACCTTACACGCTAAGCTCTTCTCTCCTCTCTGTGCTTATATAAATAGAGTTCTCTTAATAATGTAATTAAGCAATTCAGTCTTCCTGCAATACAAGTTTTCTTTCACTCTCAAAAGATTTCTAGCTTTTCTTTCACATTGCATAGTGGCCAGAGCCATATGGATTAGGAGTAGTTGGAGTTTGAGAACTAACACTTAAACATCACCAACAATTCTGATATTATCAAGATGGTTTTAGATCATCTTGGCCAAGTTTTAGATCTTATAAAAATAGTGCTGACCATGctaccttaaaatggccatcaCATTGGAAACAATCTAGACTTTGAGAAACCAAATTCTCTATAACAGGGACGAAGCAGTGAATATGGTAAAAAACATAAGCAATTCAGAGCATAGAGTCATTAGCATACAGTGACTAACTATGAATAGAAGTGCAGCCTGCAGTtagtggcggctctaggaattttaggaattttttttagagtggttactacaaaacttaaattatataaaatttaataaagagaaaatttgaatatatcatagtcaaaaaaaattatttctccaCAGGTGGACATGGCCGGAGAATGGACAGTTTCTCAGCCGATTGATTCGGATACAGGTGGCTGGAATCACCATCTACTTGAGTCCTTATTTCTTCCCTTTGAGGCTCAGAGGATTATGGGCATTCCATTATGCATGTCACAGCAAGAGGATTGTATTATTTGGCCAAGATGTAATTCGGGGGTGTAATGAGCAGAGTTTGCCCATTCAAAAGGTCTTTGAATCAGCTTCTACATTGATGTCCAAGTTCCAGCAGAAACTCCCTATTCGTGGTCTGAAACCGAAGCCAGTCCCTACTAGATGGAAGCCCCCAGCTTCAGGTGAGATGAAAGCAAACTTTGATGGTGCAGTTTTTGCTGATTCTGGAGAAGCAGGAGTCGGTGTTGTTATCCAAAATGAAAATGGGGAAGTCATGGCAGCATTATCTGAGAAAATTGGCCTTCCTTCATCGGTGGAAGTACTGGAAATGGTGGCAGCAAGAAGAGCTGCTGTGTTTGCAGTGGAGCTTGGTTTTCAACGTCTTATTTTTGAAGGCGATGCTGCAGGTGTGATAAAAGCTGTCTATGAGAGACTTGCTCTTGCACTAGCTGGTCACTTAGTTAAAGACTTCACATGTCTATAGCGGGTTCCTTGAGAACCTTCTCTTTCTCCCATCCTAGAAGGCAAGGTAACAATTTTGCCCATGCCTTAGTAAAGGgggttagtttttcttttcttttgcaagtttggatggaggatgttctaCCTAACCTTTTAAATTATGTTGTTGAAGATTttctaatttaataaaaataaatcaactgggtattgattctaaaaaaaaaaaacacacaaatacatgAAATATTAGTTTGAAATCCAGAATATGTTGGGATCATGTCAAGCAGAGTAGCAACATCAAGGGGTTATtttataagagcattcacatcctaAAATTCTATCACATCCTATTTTACAATcccaaaaaattactttatcaattataccatactattttacaatactttcaaaattccaacttttattttataatacaacacattaaaataatatttctacaaaataaaataatatatctcaaaacccaaataaaaacaaaaatccaaaacctaAAAGCCTGATGAGAGAGAGGAATTGATAAAGTaagtgaataaaataataattttttttttttaatttttagaattgaaCTATCGTGCAATTCTACCTTTAGAATTGCACTATAGCactattacaaaaatttttgCAATAGTTGATTTTTACAAGTCTGAATGTGTGGGGAGTTTTGGACttttatactaaattttttCTACATATGGCATATGGCATATGACATATGTCATTCTTAATGTGAATGCTCAATGGACCCAACTATTGGTAATGATAAAACAGTGAAGATTATAGTGGAAATTTGGAGTATATTTTTCTTGGGGTTGAATTTCTTTTGGCCATTAACCCCTTAGGCCTTTACAAGGCTGGGATTCTTGCCTCgactgacttttttttttttttttgagaaatccaTCCCGTTAGGGAAAATATATTCAACTGGAAAAATCTTTGGTTACAACAGACAAATCATTTGGAggaacatcttccatccaaaTACGTAAATGAATAGACATTCTAGCCTCCCTAGCTAAAGCATGGGCTATAGTATTACCTTGCCGCCTTACATGAGAGATAGAATAGGTTTGAAACAAACCAACTATAGACCTAAAGTCTTTCACCAAGTGCCCAACAAAAGCATTTGAGCTGACCCCATCCCTTAAGCTTCTCACTACCCCCTCGGCATCCCCTTCAAACCAAACATTCTTGAAGCTCAGTTCTCTAGCAAAGATGGCAGCTCTCCTAGCAGCTAGCATCTTAAGCACTTCCACTAATGATGGTATCGCAATTTTTTCTGACAACGAAGCCATCACCTCCCCATGCTCATTCCGGATCACAACACCCACCCTTGCCTCATGAGAGTCCCCAAAGACAGCACCATCAAAGTTAACCTTTACTATATTAGGGGGAGGAGGCTGCCATTGGGTTGGGCTGGAGTGGCTTTGGCCAGCAAGCCTTGCCTTGACTGACTTTAATGCAAAATTTTGGCCATCTTTCACGGTTAAAGACATAAAAGTTGATAATTTCACCCAATTGCATCACAACTTAATATATTTCGACTTCTACCTTATACCCACATTGAAAAGGCACCATACTCTAGTGTCTTGATAACTATGTGcttcatttttcatttgttttcttaataatttttatcaaagTTATTAAATTTTGCTTCTGACTCAGGAAAGTCACCCCGTGCCGATTGAATGCTAGATGCAATTGCTTAGGTCGCCTTAGgccccaagtaaaaaaaaaaatgccccaAACTTTAACCAATAAAGTTATTTATagctaataaataaaataatatttttttatcaaatgaaaaaaaaacaaaaaagagagaaatactacacccacaatatttttcacaacacttttactACAAATCCTATGTAGCAAGTTGTTATCGCCTATTAttaatggcaaaaaaataattataatagtgGGTTcaattagaaaacaaaaagcaacTTAACACCTAgcatttgttgtgaaaaatattgtgaatgttgcacttctcccaaaaaaaaaaccaaggaaaaacacacacaaaaattcaaaacatttttcacaatagttgagttagcaaacttttactagttctcatctagctccaccattaacatcacttttttacttaccactatcaatctGTCACATCAACAAgtgtgaaaagttttgtcaaattttttgtgtctataaattttctaaaataagaaaaaattctaCGTGGTTTatgttaattagtagtaattttgcatctaaaacaaaataattagtTTTCACCTTAAGCCCTAAATGCATCAGAATGCCCCTAAATTCACCCAATTGCATCACAACTTACTTAAGGTAAAAAACCATATTTCGACTTTTACCTTACCCACATTGAAATGGCATCATGCTCTGGTATCTAAATAACTATGTGCTtcatttaacatttttgttttcttaatccCAGCATAATGGGTTTCTCTAGaaagtaattaaattttgttactAACACAAGAAAGTCTATAATTGAAAAGATAATTAATAcgaaggaaaatgttaaaattgttacaaattttactatataaagcTTATAAActgatttgataataaatatgatTGGTATGGATTTAACCAcctaataaatgaatatttgaatttattttaaatgattagTAACACTAGATTACAAGCTTTGTATGGTAAATTCTATAGTATTCCCAAGCTCAGCATCACTCTTAATATGAATGTCGGGTCATTCCATCGCTCACAGCTTATGAAagtcaaatttgaaaaatgttcCCCGGCAATATTCTCCTAGAGATGTTTCAGACAAAGGATTGCTAAAAAatcttccaaattttcaattctttgtGGATCAGGTCCAAAAGCACTTCAGATGGAATTCACCTCCAGTACAATTTGATGCTTTTCATACGGACATGTAGGAATTATAGTAGAAAGAGTAgcaaattttaccaaaaatggTGTGATGCCAAAAGCATATGCAATATACTTGATTCCCTtagtcttttaaaaaataataataataataataataataataaccaaaTGAATCATGTGGTAATTTGTAACATTATGTAATTGCATGTTTCTCATCACTCAATTTCTTTATGtacttaaaattttctaactctGTAAAATGCTAAGATTTATATAAAATGATTGAGATCAGGTGAGCATTGCACCTAATGTAATAGCTCTCAATGGCTGAGATTGAGAATCGAAAAAAGTAATTTCCAATCTCAAACgaaatatgaaataaaagagATATTTTAGGAGTGTGAGACACGTGGACGAGGTGAGGCCCTATCTATTCCATCTCTTGAAATCCCAAGAAAATCCTCCTTCCCTTCAAACTCCGAATCTCATTTGACTCTTTATACGTGGGCACCTGATATCTATGATATGGTTACATTGaataaataaagtgaaaaaacatttaaaaagtgaaagtggtaaaaaaaaatttgtcagcgGAGAGGGGGCAATTGCACTGGGTGTTTAGGGCATTGCACCTAAGCCTAATCTGATACGAAGCTTCAAAACCATGCGGGGAAAAAGGTTTGTAGGTTGACAAAATGTTTCTAGTAATGAGATGTTTTGCATTAATGTGTTTGTTGTGACCTTTTTGTCGTATAGAAAATAGGCAATTTAGAAGGTATTTCCTAGGTTAGGATGATGAGAATAAAATCAGGACATTCCGCTAGCAAAATCCCACGACAATCTTCCTTAATAGCATATTGAACCAATGTTATAGCAGCCTTGTCACACAGCTTCAGGCACGACTGACACTTCCACTCTCTAACAAGTAACAACCCATCAATACTTCATCAAGATGCCCCGTTGCCAAACCCAAAGGTCTTCGCCATTGTAGTTCGTTCCAGCAACCAGCCTGCACTCCCTTCTTAAACATCTTGTAGGCCAATCGCAGGCAAGAATATATTGCACTACACGTTGGGCCACCACAATCTCAAACTCAACACCTATTTCCCACCATTGCTGCTATAATTTCGACTCTATGGTCCATAACCACCACCCCTATAACTCCCTTAGACCAGTGGCGGCGCCATGTTGAAGGCAGGGGTGGTCAGAAGACCACCTTAATTGTcttttattgtgatttgtgactgtgaaattttctgattggcaGTTAGCTCTTCTGATTAGCAGTTGGCTCTTGTGATTGGGGGTATTAGGCAAGCTTGTCTGTTGAGTGGGATGGATGGGCTGATGGGCACATGGGGCCGGGTAATTGGGTAAAACAGtgtaataattttatgttaggctaaattaataattaataatttaataatttaataattaaagcaGTGTAATTGGGTAaagcaataattaataatttaattaaccaatacattataaaagacaaacaaattaaattatgttaggctaaacaacaattaataattttataattaatgaaacaataatataacaaattatagtttataaaaaacaaacaaattaatgaaacaactaaacaacaataattaataattttattaatatttcaaataaacttatagtttattgtttattcttttgctagaattatggacatgctagaattatggacaaatacttGATAAGAAAATCATGTAGCTTGTACCATTGATAATAAGACTAttatgcaacgatttcaaaatatgaaaactcgtagaagGTAACtgtaaaatttatgtatttacgtttttttttattgttgttattgtcaatatataaatttttttattattagatcatGTAATTTATGCTTGTTGAGGAGCATCCCGGAAAAAATTCCTAAAACCGCCACTGGAAGTATATATATTTCacacaaaatttaacttttCGCCCTAATTATAATACTTCCCCAcccccaaatttcaaattttttacagATTGACCTAtgaaacccaaaagaaattcatcAGACCATCCCTTTTACCCGGTTGCCCCAGatatcaagaaagaaaaacctCGAGACAAATATTTTGCCGGCTTCTTCTTCAGACCTTCATCGTCGCCTTCttgctcaatatctctttttcggttctttcttctttttcaatatttttggaTCCGAGAGTTGGCATAATCCTAGGCAGACATTGATTCAATTGTTTTCCTCAATGTGCAAGATATATCCTTCTGGAAATTCTTCCAGTCGCAACTTACCAGTAGTCTCTGCATGAACAAGAGCCATCTCTGAAAGAGTGGAAGCGACTTCTATCTCTCACCAAAATTTCCAATCTATAAACTCTAGAGATCAGCTTCATCACTGCATGGCAGTCCCTGCACACCCTCAAATTCTTCACTATTCTTATAACCCTTCCCTCACATAATCTTGCCATACCAAAAGCTAAAGCAAGCTTCTCACTGTGCCTAGACACTGaatcttccttttcttcctcttctatGTCATGCAAAACACTCCCAACCTCTGGAACGTAACCTCCTTCAATCCTAAGCTTTGAGATTATCTCCCTTAATTTTTCATAGGCCTCTTCCGCAATCTTGTCCTGTTTACCACCCGCCACAAAAGTATACATGATCTTGTCAACTTCAATCATGCTCCAACCAGGAGTTTTCTTGATCTTCTGGTCAGTCATTGATCTTCTTACTGTGGCAACATCTTTCCATTTTCCTGCTATGGCATAAATATTTGACAAAAGAACATGGTCGCCAGAATCGCTGGGTTCAAGTTCAGAAAGCCTTTCCTTCACTTGCTCTCCCAACTTGACATTACCATGAATGCTACAAGCCCCAAGAAGAGTCCGCCAAATAATAGCAGTTGGTGAAATTGGCATTTGACAAACAAAATCATAGGCCTTCTGCAACTTACCGGCTCGACCATATAGATCAACCATACAACCATAATGCTCAATCACTGGTTCTATGCCATATACATCTTTCATCTTAGAAAAATATTTACAGCCTTGTTCAATTAGTCCAGCATGACTGCAAGCATATAATATAGAAATAAAGGTGATCCCATCAGGACTAATTCCAGATGCTTCCATAGCATGGAAAAGCTGTATTGCTTCTTCTCCGTTACCATGCATTGCAAGTCCTGCTATCATTGTTGTCCAAGAAACAATGCTTTTATTTTCCGGCATTCGCTCAAAGACCAATCGAGCCATGCCCACGTTCCCACACTTACAATATGTATCCATGAGTGCATTATTCACTGAAATCATCCAAAGAAATCCAGATTTCTCCAGGAACCCTTGTAAAATCTTTCCAAACTCAAACGCCCCAGCCTGAGCACAAGCCGATAGAACCCCTGTCAAGCTCACCTCATTTGGTCTCATTCCCACCCATAACAATTTCCTGAAGAACCCAAATGCCTCATCAAAACAACCATTTTGAGCAAACCCAGCAATCATACTACTCCAAGAAACATCATCTTTCACAGGCATCCCTAAGAACACCTCCTTAGCCAGCTCAAGCTCACCTGCTTTAATGTACCCAGCAAGCATGACATTCCACGACGTCAAATTCCTAATCGGCATCCTATCAAACATTTCCTCCGAACCCTTTACATCCCCACATCTAAAACATGCAGTAAGCACCGCATTCCAAGCCACAACGTTTGGTTCAGACATTTCCTCAAACACCTTCCGTGCAGAACTCACACACCCACATTCTGCATACATACTCACAAGAGTCGTCGCAACAAAAAGATGGGTATCTAGGCCATGCCTCGTAGCACCACAATGCAACTGAACCCCACCTCTCAAACACCCATAATTGGCCGCCCCTTTAAGCACAAACGCAAAAGAGAAGCTATCCAAAACACATGCTCTTC
This portion of the Castanea sativa cultivar Marrone di Chiusa Pesio chromosome 7, ASM4071231v1 genome encodes:
- the LOC142644052 gene encoding uncharacterized protein LOC142644052; translated protein: MSLTVKDGQNFALKSVKARLAGQSHSSPTQWQPPPPNIVKVNFDGAVFGDSHEARVGVVIRNEHGEVMASLSEKIAIPSLVEVLKMLAARRAAIFARELSFKNVWFEGDAEGVVRSLRDGVSSNAFVGHLVKDFRSIVGLFQTYSISHVRRQGNTIAHALAREARMSIHLRIWMEDVPPNDLSVVTKDFSS
- the LOC142642862 gene encoding pentatricopeptide repeat-containing protein At1g74630, with the translated sequence MKKSTATVSVTEQLCLSLLHKCKTLKTVKQIHAIMCKTGLDTDRIVAGKLLLHCAVSISDALDYARRLFHHFPDPDVFMYNTIIRGFAESDTPRNSLVAFVEMRRRACVLDSFSFAFVLKGAANYGCLRGGVQLHCGATRHGLDTHLFVATTLVSMYAECGCVSSARKVFEEMSEPNVVAWNAVLTACFRCGDVKGSEEMFDRMPIRNLTSWNVMLAGYIKAGELELAKEVFLGMPVKDDVSWSSMIAGFAQNGCFDEAFGFFRKLLWVGMRPNEVSLTGVLSACAQAGAFEFGKILQGFLEKSGFLWMISVNNALMDTYCKCGNVGMARLVFERMPENKSIVSWTTMIAGLAMHGNGEEAIQLFHAMEASGISPDGITFISILYACSHAGLIEQGCKYFSKMKDVYGIEPVIEHYGCMVDLYGRAGKLQKAYDFVCQMPISPTAIIWRTLLGACSIHGNVKLGEQVKERLSELEPSDSGDHVLLSNIYAIAGKWKDVATVRRSMTDQKIKKTPGWSMIEVDKIMYTFVAGGKQDKIAEEAYEKLREIISKLRIEGGYVPEVGSVLHDIEEEEKEDSVSRHSEKLALAFGMARLCEGRVIRIVKNLRVCRDCHAVMKLISRVYRLEILVRDRSRFHSFRDGSCSCRDYW